One genomic region from Marinobacter szutsaonensis encodes:
- a CDS encoding TRAP transporter small permease subunit, which produces MAVSDKGSPPDVHASASDAGQFIHHHTEFPTTRLSQLMDGVISAIGKSASWLWVVVTGVIIYAVVGRYAFGMGSVTLEEVQWHLAGAGWLLGLGYTLVTDDHVRVDVIHERLSLKGQAWIELFGLVFLLLPFLVLAVWEMIPYAVSSWEQGETSQAPAGLPYRWILKGVLALSFVLLIIAALSRLLKVTALLFGFPKPVRVESDDNKKEDAS; this is translated from the coding sequence ATGGCAGTGTCTGATAAAGGCTCACCGCCCGATGTCCATGCATCGGCGTCGGACGCCGGTCAATTTATTCATCATCACACCGAGTTCCCGACCACCCGGCTCAGCCAGTTAATGGATGGTGTGATTTCTGCAATAGGCAAGAGCGCTTCCTGGCTTTGGGTAGTGGTCACCGGTGTGATCATCTACGCAGTGGTGGGTCGTTATGCCTTTGGTATGGGTTCGGTGACTCTGGAGGAAGTCCAGTGGCATCTGGCTGGTGCGGGCTGGTTGTTGGGGCTGGGCTATACCCTGGTAACCGATGATCATGTCAGGGTGGATGTGATCCATGAACGCCTGTCGCTCAAAGGCCAGGCCTGGATTGAACTGTTCGGTCTGGTGTTTTTGTTGTTGCCATTTCTGGTGCTGGCGGTCTGGGAAATGATTCCCTATGCCGTCAGTTCCTGGGAGCAGGGCGAGACCAGCCAGGCACCGGCGGGCCTTCCTTACCGCTGGATCCTCAAGGGCGTTCTGGCACTGTCATTTGTGCTTCTCATTATCGCTGCCCTGTCCCGTTTGCTGAAAGTTACTGCCCTGCTTTTCGGCTTTCCGAAGCCAGTCCGGGTCGAGTCCGATGATAACAAGAAAGAGGATGCGTCCTGA
- a CDS encoding TRAP transporter substrate-binding protein, with translation MKLLKALTGVAGAIALTTGSAFADDLRWKMPVAFATNLPGLGSPAAWVADNLTTASDGSIQVRVYEPGKLVPPFDILQAVSDGKVSAGYTWIGYDQGKVPAIPLFAAVPFGMKPPAYIGWYYFGGGHELLQETYANKGFDVHAQLCGIIGPETAGWYADPIESLEDYEGLKIRFAGLGGKVLEKLGASVTMMPGGELYQALEKGTIDATEFSMPAIDQILGFNQVVKYNLFPGWHQQFTAQYMLINQDEWDRATEAQKALVEASCTAATTRGLAEGEYKNGKVLAEFQDKGVQADQIPREVLKELKAVTEEVLKEEAAKDADFKRVYESQQEFMESYKVWDTRAYVPADL, from the coding sequence ATGAAACTTCTCAAGGCCCTCACCGGTGTGGCCGGTGCGATCGCTCTGACTACCGGTTCCGCGTTTGCAGACGATCTTCGCTGGAAAATGCCCGTAGCCTTCGCTACCAACCTTCCGGGCCTCGGTTCTCCCGCCGCCTGGGTTGCAGATAACCTCACCACCGCCTCCGATGGCAGCATCCAGGTCCGTGTCTATGAGCCGGGCAAGCTGGTTCCGCCATTCGATATTCTCCAGGCTGTGTCTGATGGCAAGGTATCGGCTGGTTACACCTGGATCGGCTACGACCAGGGCAAAGTGCCGGCGATTCCCCTGTTTGCCGCTGTACCCTTCGGCATGAAGCCCCCGGCCTACATTGGCTGGTATTACTTCGGTGGCGGTCATGAACTGCTGCAGGAAACCTATGCCAACAAGGGCTTCGATGTACATGCACAGCTGTGCGGCATTATCGGGCCTGAAACAGCGGGTTGGTACGCCGACCCCATTGAATCCCTGGAAGACTACGAGGGCCTGAAGATTCGCTTCGCCGGCCTGGGTGGCAAGGTCCTCGAAAAGCTGGGTGCTTCCGTCACCATGATGCCTGGCGGTGAGCTCTACCAGGCTCTGGAAAAAGGCACCATCGATGCCACTGAATTTTCCATGCCCGCCATCGACCAGATCCTGGGCTTCAATCAGGTGGTCAAGTACAACCTGTTCCCGGGCTGGCACCAGCAGTTCACGGCCCAGTACATGCTGATCAACCAGGATGAGTGGGATCGTGCCACCGAAGCCCAGAAGGCGCTCGTTGAGGCTTCCTGTACCGCGGCGACGACTCGTGGTCTGGCCGAGGGCGAGTACAAGAACGGCAAGGTTCTGGCCGAGTTCCAGGACAAGGGCGTTCAGGCCGATCAGATCCCCCGCGAAGTTCTTAAAGAGCTGAAGGCGGTTACCGAGGAAGTGCTGAAAGAAGAAGCCGCCAAGGATGCCGACTTCAAGCGTGTTTACGAGAGCCAGCAGGAATTCATGGAATCCTACAAGGTCTGGGATACGCGCGCCTATGTTCCGGCGGACCTCTAA
- a CDS encoding sigma 54-interacting transcriptional regulator, giving the protein MTQLFGDRSPRGLTRELIEALFPMFEEASAGAIAVDREARITWINQSYAQLLGLGNVADAIGKPVRVVIPHTRMPEVVETGKPLLLDIMEHDKQQLVVTRVPYYDDGGELVGAVAFVLYDDLQPLTPLVSKYRRLHQDLAAARKALAKKARGTRYSLGDFVGASPAALEVKRRARLAAGRDMPVLLLGETGTGKEVLAQAIHSVSIRTDKPFVGVNVAAIPDNLLEAEFFGVAPGAYTGADRRTRDGKFQLANGGTLFLDEVGDMPLPLQAKLLRALQEGEIEPLGSNKVVPVDVRVIAATSRNLEAMIAEGSFRSDLYYRLNVLEIPIPPLRDRLADLGVLCEALLEDIGDGLDVRGEITDAGVSALAGYDWPGNIRELRNVLERALTMGEDGGLLDADAIFKVLPRNGNRPVSTLAPRPVRPLGQTMAEAEAQAIEEALVAARGNRTRAAKLLGISRSVLYEKLARMS; this is encoded by the coding sequence ATGACACAGTTGTTTGGCGACCGGAGCCCGCGCGGGTTGACCCGCGAACTGATCGAGGCGCTGTTTCCCATGTTCGAGGAAGCCAGCGCCGGTGCCATCGCCGTGGACCGGGAGGCCCGGATCACCTGGATCAACCAGAGCTACGCCCAGTTGCTGGGATTGGGCAATGTTGCCGATGCCATCGGCAAACCGGTTCGGGTCGTGATCCCTCATACCCGCATGCCGGAAGTGGTGGAGACCGGCAAGCCGCTGCTGCTGGACATCATGGAACACGACAAGCAGCAACTGGTGGTTACCCGTGTGCCCTATTACGATGATGGCGGCGAGCTGGTCGGTGCCGTGGCTTTCGTCCTCTATGACGATTTGCAGCCCCTGACCCCGCTGGTCAGCAAGTACCGACGGCTGCATCAGGACCTGGCCGCGGCACGCAAGGCGCTTGCGAAAAAGGCCCGGGGTACCCGCTACAGTCTGGGAGATTTTGTCGGCGCAAGTCCGGCCGCGCTGGAAGTGAAGCGCCGGGCCCGTCTGGCTGCCGGACGGGACATGCCGGTGTTGCTGCTGGGTGAGACCGGCACCGGTAAGGAAGTGCTGGCCCAGGCTATCCACTCCGTCTCCATCCGCACCGACAAGCCTTTTGTGGGCGTGAACGTGGCGGCGATTCCCGACAACCTGCTGGAGGCCGAGTTCTTTGGCGTCGCCCCCGGCGCCTACACCGGTGCAGACCGACGCACCCGCGACGGCAAGTTCCAGCTGGCCAACGGCGGCACCCTGTTCCTGGACGAGGTGGGGGACATGCCCCTGCCACTGCAGGCCAAATTGCTGCGCGCCCTCCAGGAAGGGGAGATCGAACCGCTGGGGTCGAACAAGGTGGTGCCCGTGGATGTCCGGGTAATTGCCGCCACCAGCCGCAACCTGGAAGCGATGATTGCCGAGGGCAGCTTCCGGTCGGACCTGTACTACCGTCTCAACGTGCTGGAAATCCCCATCCCGCCCTTGCGCGACCGTCTGGCCGACCTCGGGGTGCTTTGCGAGGCACTGCTGGAGGATATCGGTGACGGTCTGGATGTCCGTGGTGAGATCACCGACGCCGGTGTTTCGGCCCTGGCCGGTTACGATTGGCCCGGCAATATCCGGGAATTGCGCAACGTGCTGGAACGTGCCCTGACCATGGGCGAGGACGGCGGCCTGCTGGACGCCGATGCCATCTTCAAGGTGCTCCCGCGCAACGGCAACCGCCCGGTGTCGACCCTTGCTCCACGCCCCGTCCGGCCCCTGGGCCAGACCATGGCGGAAGCCGAGGCCCAGGCCATCGAAGAGGCCCTGGTGGCCGCCCGTGGCAACCGGACCCGTGCGGCCAAGTTGCTCGGAATCTCCCGCTCCGTCCTTTACGAAAAGCTCGCCAGGATGTCCTGA
- a CDS encoding 3-hydroxybutyrate oligomer hydrolase family protein produces MKRLMLCALIGASGVAVAAPPFNERPDFLQGPVQSTWYDGVTNDLLTAGLGASGLQNPTPPTFDDALNPTPAELRRLAIYNNYRALVDTVPGGGYGSFFGPAAGTDGEGLVTGHEYLAYMTVPGSDIPVTVMAQVPDSFDPYRPCLVTAPSSGSRGIYGAIGTAGEWGLKKGCAVVYTDKGTGTGAHNLATNTAQRIDGTLTQADEPVQFRAELSDQERADFNADWPDRFAWKHAHSGANPEADWGRHVLQSIEFGFYVLNERYGRALGNGETLATIRPRNTLVIASSVSNGGGASVRAAELDDRGLIDGIAVSEPNLNPVVDRSFTIRQGDGPVISDHSRSLLDYTTALAVYQGCANQAPGIRDQAPLNSLFNPPAVGENICQSLASKGLVTGVTVEEQATDALRILNEELGIQPEQNLLAPVHFGLSVAQSIAMTYANAYGRAGVEGRLCGISLAATDAFGAVAPLSPAREAALFATSNGIPPTGGVNLVNDGAVGQPTLLAASVSASSGLADHGLDSLLCLRALATGRDPVTGEPLAGEQALWSDRIAEGISAIRATGDLQGKPAVFVTGRADAILPINHTSRPYVGLNRRVEGKHSGLRYYEILNAHHLDVLNGFPGIAERYVPLHHYYFQALDLVWAHLADKRPLPPSQVVRTAPRGSLTTPLGEANLPAISPEPVPEDRIVFTGSQLRIPE; encoded by the coding sequence ATGAAACGACTCATGCTCTGCGCCTTGATCGGCGCTTCGGGGGTTGCCGTAGCCGCGCCACCGTTCAACGAACGCCCGGACTTCCTCCAGGGACCTGTCCAAAGCACCTGGTACGATGGTGTCACCAACGACCTTCTCACCGCAGGCCTCGGCGCCTCCGGTCTCCAGAACCCCACGCCGCCCACCTTCGATGATGCCCTCAATCCGACACCGGCCGAGTTGCGACGCCTGGCCATCTACAACAACTACCGGGCGCTGGTGGATACCGTGCCCGGAGGTGGTTACGGCAGCTTTTTCGGGCCGGCAGCAGGAACTGACGGCGAAGGCCTGGTCACGGGCCATGAATACCTGGCCTACATGACGGTACCGGGCAGTGACATCCCGGTGACGGTGATGGCCCAGGTACCCGACAGCTTCGATCCCTACCGGCCCTGCCTGGTGACGGCACCCTCCTCCGGCTCCCGGGGCATCTACGGGGCGATCGGCACCGCCGGTGAGTGGGGCCTGAAGAAGGGCTGTGCCGTAGTCTACACCGACAAGGGGACGGGCACTGGCGCCCATAACCTGGCCACCAACACGGCGCAACGTATCGACGGCACCCTGACCCAGGCCGATGAGCCGGTCCAGTTCCGGGCGGAGCTTTCCGATCAGGAGCGCGCCGATTTCAATGCAGACTGGCCGGACCGGTTTGCCTGGAAGCACGCCCACTCCGGAGCCAACCCTGAGGCGGACTGGGGCCGGCACGTGTTGCAGTCCATCGAGTTCGGCTTCTATGTGCTCAATGAACGGTATGGTCGGGCATTGGGTAACGGTGAAACCCTGGCCACCATCCGTCCCCGCAACACCCTGGTGATCGCCTCCAGTGTGTCCAATGGCGGCGGCGCCTCGGTGCGGGCGGCAGAGCTGGACGACCGGGGTCTGATTGACGGCATAGCCGTGTCCGAGCCGAATCTCAACCCGGTGGTGGATCGCAGCTTCACCATCCGCCAGGGCGATGGGCCGGTGATCAGCGATCACAGCCGGAGCCTGCTGGATTACACCACGGCGCTGGCGGTCTACCAGGGCTGCGCCAATCAGGCACCGGGGATCCGGGACCAGGCGCCGCTTAATAGTCTGTTCAATCCGCCGGCCGTGGGTGAGAACATCTGTCAGTCCCTGGCCAGCAAGGGTCTGGTGACTGGCGTGACGGTGGAGGAGCAGGCCACGGATGCCCTGAGGATCCTCAACGAGGAACTCGGTATCCAGCCGGAGCAGAACCTGCTGGCGCCGGTGCACTTCGGCCTATCCGTGGCCCAGAGCATTGCCATGACTTACGCCAATGCCTACGGCCGAGCTGGTGTCGAGGGCCGGCTGTGTGGTATCAGCCTGGCGGCCACCGACGCCTTCGGTGCGGTCGCGCCCCTGTCCCCGGCCCGTGAGGCGGCACTGTTTGCCACCAGTAACGGCATTCCGCCCACCGGTGGCGTGAACCTGGTCAACGACGGTGCGGTTGGTCAGCCGACGTTGCTGGCGGCCAGTGTATCGGCGAGTTCCGGACTGGCGGATCACGGCCTGGATTCACTTCTGTGCCTGCGTGCGCTTGCCACCGGCCGGGATCCGGTTACCGGCGAGCCACTCGCCGGCGAACAGGCACTCTGGTCCGATCGTATAGCGGAGGGTATCTCGGCGATCCGGGCTACCGGGGATCTGCAGGGCAAGCCGGCGGTGTTCGTGACGGGCCGGGCCGATGCCATCCTCCCCATCAACCATACGTCCCGCCCCTATGTGGGCCTGAACCGGCGGGTCGAGGGCAAGCACAGCGGCCTGCGTTACTATGAAATCCTGAACGCCCATCACCTGGATGTGCTCAACGGCTTTCCCGGCATTGCCGAGCGCTACGTGCCCCTGCATCACTACTATTTCCAGGCGCTGGACCTGGTCTGGGCACATCTGGCAGACAAGCGGCCGTTGCCGCCGAGCCAGGTGGTCCGCACGGCCCCCCGGGGCAGTCTGACCACGCCATTGGGTGAGGCCAATCTGCCTGCGATCAGTCCCGAGCCTGTACCTGAGGACCGGATCGTCTTTACCGGGAGCCAGCTCCGGATTCCCGAGTAA
- a CDS encoding alpha/beta hydrolase, translating to MRLRWSVNLAALIVGGLLLAGCASHDNARQEPVALSETGYEVRSPVRFSPDDWPEPLFADLYLPQRPDPAPAVLLVHGGGWERRSREDMTWIAEELAERGFAVMNIDYRFAPEYTFPAQLHDLQVAMRWLREQATAYRIDPDAISAFGFSSGAHLVSLLALTSDPRNPLSEPHGGPMTRPVAVVAGGIPSDLRRFDSGRLIRQFLGGTEQEKPEIYRLASPMAHVSPDAPPFFLFHGNLDMLVPPEQAEDFHNALLANGVHSELYLMHLRGHITSFLTAGNAVEQATEFLARFGGGPGQQP from the coding sequence GTGAGACTACGCTGGAGCGTAAACCTGGCCGCCCTGATTGTGGGCGGCCTTTTGCTGGCCGGGTGCGCCAGTCATGACAACGCACGCCAGGAGCCAGTAGCCTTGTCGGAGACCGGCTACGAGGTGCGCTCCCCGGTCCGTTTCTCGCCGGATGACTGGCCCGAACCATTGTTTGCGGACCTTTACCTGCCACAGCGGCCGGACCCGGCACCGGCGGTGTTGCTGGTTCACGGTGGTGGCTGGGAGCGACGCTCCCGGGAAGACATGACCTGGATTGCCGAGGAACTGGCCGAGCGCGGTTTTGCGGTGATGAACATCGATTACCGCTTTGCGCCGGAGTACACCTTTCCGGCACAGCTCCATGACCTTCAGGTGGCAATGCGTTGGCTGCGGGAGCAGGCAACAGCCTACCGGATTGATCCCGATGCCATCAGCGCCTTCGGGTTCTCCTCCGGCGCCCATCTGGTGAGCCTGCTGGCCCTGACCAGCGATCCCCGGAACCCCCTGAGCGAACCCCATGGCGGGCCAATGACCCGACCGGTTGCGGTGGTCGCCGGCGGCATCCCCAGCGACCTGCGCCGGTTCGATTCGGGGCGACTGATCCGCCAGTTCCTGGGTGGGACCGAGCAGGAGAAACCGGAAATCTATCGGCTGGCCTCACCCATGGCCCATGTCTCCCCCGATGCGCCCCCATTCTTCCTGTTCCACGGCAACCTGGACATGCTGGTGCCGCCGGAGCAGGCGGAGGACTTCCACAATGCCTTGCTGGCGAACGGGGTACACTCCGAGCTCTACCTGATGCATCTGCGGGGCCACATCACCAGCTTCCTGACCGCCGGCAATGCCGTGGAGCAGGCAACGGAATTCCTGGCTCGTTTCGGCGGCGGGCCCGGTCAGCAGCCGTGA
- a CDS encoding DUF6164 family protein has translation MPHHLMNLRHVPDDEADEIRALFDEHGVRYYETPPSRWGISMGGFWVHNDDEAARARSLLDEYQRQRRDRQREDFEARQARGEVGFWHSFRRKPVTILAACVAILVILALTLAPFVGLG, from the coding sequence ATGCCCCACCACCTGATGAATCTGCGCCATGTACCCGATGACGAGGCCGACGAGATCCGGGCCCTGTTCGACGAACACGGGGTTCGCTATTACGAGACGCCCCCGAGCCGCTGGGGTATCAGTATGGGGGGCTTCTGGGTGCACAATGACGATGAGGCTGCCCGGGCGCGATCGTTGCTGGACGAATACCAGAGGCAGCGTCGAGACCGGCAGCGGGAGGATTTTGAAGCGCGCCAGGCCCGGGGTGAAGTGGGTTTCTGGCACAGCTTCCGCCGGAAGCCGGTGACCATCCTTGCCGCCTGTGTCGCCATACTGGTAATCCTGGCGTTAACCCTCGCGCCTTTCGTTGGTCTCGGCTAG
- a CDS encoding DUF2868 domain-containing protein, with translation MSQNPLRLLLDFDDRIQRDRDQPSAFLHRRDRRFALDCEQQGITPDASHWLAHMDRLSGPGGTVTAGSRELRLWYRVNGGFVAAGCLIGILTMLGLLFYDGGQRINITVILAFVLFQLLLALATTVQALVGWQPWRWLLKRLHRDHASPTRARLQPLLMARAAHAGGVAFGLAGLATLLVMVVVQDLAFGWSTTLDTAASGYHSLVNTLATPWSWLWPAAVPSLELVEATRFFRAASGTPGIDPSRWGQWWPFVVMLWLTWTVIPRVLLLILSQGLLRHRAARLLARHPGMQALLYRMETATLDTGSSHNDAADLPDTRTRSRPDLLPDTPIMICWAGAGEPELPQRLQAPDTRIFRAGGRATLAQDDEVLAQVGDQLAGQKAPAVIVVTRSWEPPTGELHDFLEAALERWPSGARVTLLPLASDPNRPPETHLVQPWLRFTERLAPGFASVALPPTGEPDPYLAGSVQP, from the coding sequence ATGAGCCAGAACCCCCTTCGTCTGCTGCTGGATTTTGACGACCGTATCCAGCGGGACAGGGACCAGCCCTCCGCTTTCCTCCACCGACGGGACCGTCGCTTTGCCCTCGACTGCGAGCAGCAGGGAATAACCCCCGACGCCTCGCACTGGCTGGCACACATGGATCGTCTGTCCGGTCCGGGTGGCACCGTCACCGCCGGCAGCCGCGAGCTGCGCCTCTGGTATCGGGTCAATGGCGGCTTCGTGGCCGCCGGATGCCTGATCGGCATCCTCACCATGCTGGGCTTGCTGTTCTATGACGGCGGCCAGCGCATCAACATCACCGTGATCCTGGCGTTTGTCCTGTTCCAGCTGCTGCTGGCGCTGGCAACCACCGTGCAGGCACTGGTCGGCTGGCAACCCTGGCGCTGGTTGCTGAAACGGCTCCACCGGGACCACGCCAGCCCGACCCGGGCCCGGCTCCAGCCACTGCTCATGGCCCGCGCTGCCCATGCCGGCGGTGTTGCTTTCGGCCTTGCCGGCCTCGCCACCCTGCTGGTAATGGTCGTCGTCCAGGATCTGGCCTTCGGCTGGAGCACCACCCTGGATACCGCGGCCTCCGGCTACCACAGCCTGGTCAACACACTGGCCACGCCCTGGTCCTGGCTCTGGCCCGCAGCCGTGCCGTCCCTGGAGCTGGTGGAAGCCACCCGTTTCTTCCGGGCCGCTTCGGGCACACCCGGGATTGATCCTTCCCGCTGGGGCCAGTGGTGGCCGTTCGTGGTCATGCTCTGGCTGACCTGGACCGTGATACCGCGGGTACTCCTGCTGATCCTCAGCCAGGGCCTGCTTCGCCATCGCGCCGCCCGGCTACTGGCCCGTCATCCGGGCATGCAGGCACTGTTGTACCGGATGGAAACCGCCACCCTGGATACCGGCAGCAGCCACAATGACGCCGCCGACCTTCCCGACACCCGGACCCGGTCACGCCCGGATCTGCTACCGGACACGCCAATCATGATCTGCTGGGCCGGAGCCGGGGAACCGGAACTGCCCCAACGCCTGCAGGCGCCGGACACCCGCATTTTCCGGGCCGGGGGCCGGGCCACCCTGGCCCAGGACGACGAGGTACTGGCGCAGGTGGGCGATCAACTGGCCGGCCAGAAAGCGCCCGCGGTGATTGTCGTCACCCGTAGCTGGGAGCCGCCGACCGGAGAGCTGCACGACTTCCTGGAAGCCGCACTCGAGCGATGGCCATCCGGTGCCCGGGTGACCCTGCTGCCCCTGGCCAGCGACCCGAATCGGCCCCCGGAAACGCACCTGGTGCAACCCTGGCTCCGATTCACCGAGCGCCTGGCCCCGGGTTTTGCCTCGGTCGCGCTGCCACCCACCGGCGAGCCGGATCCCTACCTGGCCGGGAGCGTCCAGCCATGA
- a CDS encoding GTPase/DUF3482 domain-containing protein yields MTTAPVFAVVGHPNKGKSSVVATLSQNDAIAIALEPGTTRARQDYPLTVDGQKLYTLVDTPGFQRPRRVLQWLEAHSISASDHPETVRAFVLQHRGDERFVDECELLAPIVEGAGIIYVVDGSVPYSAEHEAEMTILRWTGRPSLALINSIGEDDYSDTWQSALGQFFQVVRKFDAVRAPFEQHLSLLRAFGQLEPDWEEPLERATRFLSEQRHQRRHQSAGLIAIALEDLMSYQEKRTLTLNQVAETSDTSLAETLRDRWYRHQRKREQTLRIDIEHLYQHQRIRRQEAELQWHSQHDLFSEDTRKHWAVSKRYLATAGFGAGAVGGAGIDAMTLGSSLGTGALVGGLIGAAGSYFYGDRLLLPALNIGPLKDGLKTASFGPVQDSQFGYVVLGRAVDHWWHISHRNHAGRDLLELEPADHHWLEQLDKTSRREIQRAFDRCRKQRPLTHQQRENLTTAIEQAMSAYDDWRLNRA; encoded by the coding sequence ATGACCACAGCACCGGTGTTCGCCGTCGTCGGCCACCCGAACAAGGGCAAATCCAGTGTCGTGGCCACCCTGTCCCAGAACGACGCCATCGCCATTGCCCTGGAACCGGGCACCACCCGGGCCCGGCAGGACTATCCGCTGACCGTCGACGGCCAGAAACTCTACACCCTGGTGGACACCCCCGGCTTCCAGCGCCCCCGGCGGGTGCTGCAATGGCTGGAAGCCCACAGCATCTCCGCCTCGGACCATCCGGAGACGGTCAGGGCGTTTGTACTTCAGCACCGGGGCGATGAGCGGTTTGTTGATGAATGCGAACTGCTGGCGCCGATCGTGGAAGGAGCGGGAATCATCTACGTGGTGGATGGTTCGGTGCCCTACAGCGCCGAGCACGAAGCCGAGATGACCATCCTGCGCTGGACCGGCCGCCCGAGCCTGGCCCTGATCAACAGCATCGGCGAGGACGATTACAGTGATACCTGGCAGTCGGCACTCGGCCAGTTCTTCCAGGTAGTCCGTAAATTCGACGCCGTTCGCGCCCCGTTCGAACAACATCTCAGCCTGTTACGGGCATTCGGCCAGCTGGAGCCGGACTGGGAGGAACCGCTGGAACGGGCCACCCGGTTCCTGTCCGAACAACGTCACCAGCGCAGGCACCAGTCTGCCGGCCTGATTGCCATAGCCCTGGAAGACCTGATGTCCTATCAGGAAAAACGCACCCTGACCCTGAACCAGGTGGCCGAAACCAGCGATACCAGCCTCGCGGAAACCCTGCGGGACCGATGGTACCGGCACCAGCGCAAGCGGGAACAGACCCTGCGCATCGACATCGAGCACCTGTACCAGCACCAGCGCATCCGACGCCAGGAAGCGGAACTCCAGTGGCACAGCCAGCATGACCTGTTTTCGGAGGACACCCGCAAACACTGGGCGGTCAGCAAGCGCTACCTGGCCACCGCAGGCTTTGGCGCCGGCGCTGTGGGCGGCGCCGGCATCGATGCCATGACCCTGGGCTCCTCCCTGGGGACCGGGGCCCTGGTCGGCGGCCTGATTGGTGCCGCCGGCAGCTATTTCTACGGCGACCGGCTGCTGCTCCCGGCACTGAACATCGGGCCCCTGAAGGACGGCCTGAAAACCGCCAGCTTCGGGCCTGTACAGGACAGCCAGTTCGGCTATGTTGTATTAGGGCGGGCCGTGGACCACTGGTGGCATATCAGCCACCGGAACCACGCCGGACGGGATCTGCTTGAACTGGAGCCGGCCGATCACCACTGGCTGGAACAGCTCGACAAGACCAGCCGGCGGGAGATTCAACGGGCTTTTGATCGGTGCCGGAAACAGCGGCCCCTGACCCATCAGCAGAGAGAAAATCTGACTACGGCCATCGAACAGGCGATGTCGGCTTATGACGATTGGCGGTTGAACCGGGCCTGA
- a CDS encoding ectoine synthase, with protein sequence MKIVRVQDIIGTEREVHGPGWTSRRMLLKKDGMGFSFHETIIPAGAELNLWYKHHLEAVYCVAGNGTITDKATGETHEITDGTLYALDKHDQHTLRGGTEDMRLICAFNPPVTGREVHDEDGAYLPDTSED encoded by the coding sequence ATGAAAATTGTACGAGTGCAAGACATTATCGGTACCGAGCGCGAAGTTCACGGCCCGGGCTGGACCAGCCGCCGCATGCTGCTGAAAAAAGACGGCATGGGCTTCTCCTTCCACGAGACCATCATCCCGGCGGGTGCTGAACTCAACCTCTGGTACAAGCACCACCTGGAGGCCGTTTACTGCGTGGCAGGCAATGGCACCATCACCGACAAGGCAACCGGCGAGACCCACGAGATCACCGACGGTACCCTGTATGCACTCGACAAGCATGACCAGCATACCCTCCGGGGTGGCACCGAAGACATGCGCCTGATCTGTGCCTTCAACCCGCCGGTCACTGGCCGCGAAGTCCACGACGAAGACGGCGCCTACCTGCCGGACACCAGCGAAGACTGA